Proteins co-encoded in one Dreissena polymorpha isolate Duluth1 chromosome 12, UMN_Dpol_1.0, whole genome shotgun sequence genomic window:
- the LOC127852405 gene encoding uncharacterized protein LOC127852405, protein MAEKGAEPTNRDIMILLQNVSGRIEVMEKKMGAIESIEKRMGTLEKDINKLWVAMEERVQKVDHRVTRLEDKVDGADIHAAQLSERMQQLEKERDTLRDNVSYLQSQSMRNNLIFTGVTEDNSTGNEPPEVTERKLRQHLQDAFKIAHEVVDTIRFERVHRSPGSPISGKVRNIVAKFTFFKERETVRKLWKELDGTLYRVFEQFPQEVIEKRRKLVPQMKEARRLGKRAYLAYDTLYIDGTAVKA, encoded by the coding sequence ATGGCTGAAAAAGGTGCCGAGCCAACAAACAGGGATATAATGATCCTTTTACAGAACGTAAGTGGGCGCATCGAAGTAATGGAAAAAAAGATGGGTGCCATTGAGTCCATAGAAAAGAGAATGGGTACACTTGAAAAGGACATTAATAAGCTATGGGTGGCAATGGAAGAAAGAGTCCAAAAGGTAGACCATCGCGTGACGCGCCTCGAGGACAAGGTTGACGGTGCGGACATACATGCGGCGCAGCTGTCCGAGCGGATGCAGCAGTTGGAAAAAGAACGAGATACCCTGCGTGACAATGTTTCCTATCTACAGTCGCAGTCCATGCGAAACAACCTAATTTTCACCGGGGTAACAGAAGACAACTCGACCGGAAACGAGCCGCCGGAAGTTACTGAACGGAAACTCCGCCAGCATCTACAAGACGCCTTTAAGATCGCTCATGAGGTTGTAGACACAATTAGATTTGAGAGGGTGCATCGCTCTCCTGGGTCGCCAATATCAGGAAAAGTGAGGAACATTGTTGCAAAATTCACGTTTTTTAAGGAAAGAGAAACGGTACGCAAACTTTGGAAAGAACTCGACGGAACACTGTATCGTGTCTTTGAGCAGTTCCCACAAGAGGTGATAGAAAAGAGGCGCAAGTTAGTACCCCAAATGAAAGAGGCGAGACGGTTAGGAAAACGCGCCTATCTGGCATATGACACTCTGTACATCGATGGAACCGCAGTTAAAGCATAG